The Mycobacterium haemophilum DSM 44634 sequence TGTTGCAGCCGGAGAATGATGTCAAGCACTACCTCGCCCTCGTTGACCTCGACGGTGAAGTCGCGGAGTGCGCCACCGAGTTCGTCGCCGCGCCACACCCGCATCCTCGCGTTATAGGTCATTTAGCCGCTCCATCCTGGGTGCTCGGTCAGCTCTTCATCGGTGTAGTACTTTGCCAACTCCGAGATCTCGAAGAGCTCCAGCAAGTCGGGCCGCATGGGTACCTGAGGTTCGCGGGTGATGCTGACGTGCGAACCGTCGGCCCCGCCGTTGATGTTTTGAGTTGCCCGGCATACCAGCAAGGTCTTGCGCCAAGCGGGGTCCATGCCGGGGTGGTCGTCGCGGGTGTGGCCGCCGCGGCTTTCGGTGCGTTCCAGCGCGGCCTTCGCCACGCACTCGCTGACCAGCAGCATGTTGCGCAAATCGATGGCCAGATTCCAGCCCGGGTTGTATTGGCGATGTCCTTCCACAAGCACGTTCTGGTAACGAGTCCACAGCTCAGTCAACAAGGTCAGCGCCCGTGATATCTCCTCCTGGTTACGGATGATGCCGACCAAGTCGTTCATCAAATACTGCAAGTCCATGTGCAGCGCGTACGGATTTTCCGGTGCCGAGCCGTCTTTCGGTCCCTCGAAGGGTTTTAGCGCCTGCTTGGCCGCAGTGTCGACAGCCTCAGGTGAGACGGTCGGACGGCTGCTCAGCGACCGCACGTAATCGGCGGCTCCCAGGCCGGCCCGTCGCCCGAAGACCAGCAGATCTGACAGCGAATTGCCGCCCAGACGGTTGGAGCCGTGCATGCCGCCGGAACATTCGCCAGCGGCGAACAGCCCGGGGACCGTCGCCGCACCGGTATCCGCGTCGACTTCGATACCGCCCATGACGTAGTGACAGGTGGGCCCGACTTCCATTGGCTGCGTGGTGATGTCGACCTCGGCGAGCTCCATGAACTGGTGATACATCGACGGCAACCGGCGCTTGATGTCCGCAGGCGTCAAACGGGACGCGATGTCGAGGTAAACCCCGCCGTGCGGCGTGCCCCGGCCGGCTTTGACCTCGGAGTTGATCGCGCGGGCAACCTCATCGCGTGGCAGCAGGTCCGGGGTGCGACGGGCGGAGTCGTTGTCCTTGAGCCATTGGTCGGCCTCGGTTTCGGTCTCGGCGTATTGGCCTTTGAACACCGACGGGATGTAGTCGAACATGAACCGCTTGCCGTCTGAGTTCTTCAGGACTCCGCCGTCGCCGCGAACACCTTCGGTGACCAGGATTCCCTTCACGCTGGGGGGCCACACCATGCCCGTCGGGTGAAACTGGACGAACTCCATGTTGATTAGCGATGCACCGGCTCGCAGCGCCAAGGCGTGCCCGTCACCGGTGTACTCCCAGGAATTCGAGGTCACCTTGAATGACTTGCCGATGCCACCGGTGGCCAGCACCATCGCGGGCGCCTCGAACACGACGAACCGACCGCTTTCGCGCCAGTAGCCGAACGCGCCGGCGATCCGCTCCTGGTCTTTAATCAGCTCGGTGATCGTGCATTCGGCGAACACTTTGATCCGGGCCTCGTAGTCGCCGAGTTCGGCGTAATCCTCCTGCTGCAGCGAGACGATCTTCTGCTGCATGGTGCGGATCAACTCCAGGCCGGTGCGGTCGCCGACGTGCGCCAGCCGCGGGTAGGTATGCCCGCCAAAGTTGCGTTGACTGATCCGGCCATCTTTGGTGCGGTCGAACAACGCGCCGTAGGTCTCTAGTTCCCAAACGCGGTCCGGCGCCTCCTTGGCGTGCAATTCGGCCATCCGCCAATTGTTGAGAAACTTCCCGCCGCGCATCGTGTCGCCGAAGTGGGTCTGCCAGTTGTCCTTCGGATTGGTATTGCCCATGGCGGCCGCGCAACCGCCCTCGGCCATGACCGTGTGGGCCTTGCCGAACAGGGATTTACACACCACCGCGACCCGCATGCCCCGTTCCCGCGCCTCGATGACCGCACGTAGTCCGGCGCCGCCGGCACCGATCACCACTACGTCGTAGGAGTGGTGTTCGACCTCAACCATAAAACCTCGCTCAGCCCTTTGCTGGTATTTCTGTAATGGCTTCTCAGCCAACAAATCTGATGTCTGTGATGGCGCCGCTGGCCACTAGCATGATGTAGAAGTCGGTCAGCGCCAGCGTGCCCAATGTGATCCATGCGAATTGCATGTGCCGGGTGTTCAACTTGCTGACCTGCGTCCAGATCCAGTACCGCACTGGGTGTTTGGAGAAATGCTTGAGCCGACCGCCAGTGGCGTGCCGGCACGAATGGCACGAAATGGTGTAGCACCACAGCAAAAGCACATTGACCACCAAAATGACGTTGCCCATGCCGAAGCCGAAGCCGGAGGGCGAGTGGAACGCCACAATCGCGTCGTATGTATTGATCACTGAGACCACTAGCGCCACGTAGAAGAAATAGCGGTGGCTGTTCTGGATGATCAGTGGAAGCCGGGTTTCGCCGGTGTAGTGGGCGCGCGGTTCGGGCACTGCGCAGCTGGTCGGCGACTGCCACACCGACCGGTAGTAGGCCTTGCGGTAGTAGTAGCAGGTAAGTCGAAACGCAAGCAGGAACGGTAATGCCAGCATTCCCAACGGAATCCACCATGGGAAATGACCCAACCAGACGCCGAGATGGCTGGTGCCGGGCTCGCAGGACGCGCTGATGCACGGTGAATAGAACGGCGTCAGATAGTGGTATTCAGCTACCCAATAGTTGCTACCCCAGAACGCTCGGATGGTGGCATAAAGAATGAACGCTGAAAAACCGATGTTGGTTATCAGCGGCGGCAACCACCATCGGTCAGTGCGGAGCGTTCGTTGTGGTATTTGGGCCCGGGCAGCTGAGAAAACGCCGGTAGCAGGACGGTTCGCCGTGGGTGCGCTCATCTACTGGGATCCTCTTCCCGTGGTACCTGGTCGAAGGGTACACAGAGAGCGCTCCCTGATATTCGGGGGGCTTGGTTGTCAGGACCTGCTGTAGCCCCCGACGCCTTCGTCGTCAACATCACGCCAGAAGTCGCTGTCGTATTGGGTGTCGGGAATGGCGATCTTCTCACCCGACTGCTGGACGGTGGCGCGCGCCAGATCTAATTCGGAGATGTCGGTATCGAGCAATTCGACGTCACTGAGGATTCGATCAGCATCGATGGCGATGCGACGCATCGCGGGGCTGTCGCCGTAGCGCGCCTTCAGCGAGGCTACGGACCGCCGCATTCTGCCGATGAGGTCGTGAAGTTCGGCGAGTTCAGTAGTGGCGGACAAGCGGATCTCCTCGGCAGACGGTGTTATGGATCACAGTATGCCTCCGATACTATCCACAGCGCGGGCCTGATGTGAGCCAGGCCACGTCGCGCGACTGAGGAAGTAGAACCAACGCGAATTTCGTCGGGTCAGACCACGCCCGCTGAGCGGGCGAGAGCGCTGCTGGAACGGACGCTGGGTTTGCCGTTTTCACCGTGGGTAGTCATCCGGTGGCCGATTCGGTGAATCCGGCGGAGCTTGCGGCCCCGCCGGATTCACCGTCATAGCGCCCCGCGAAGTTACTTCGTGATGGCGATGCGCTGCGCCTGGCCTGCGGCCGGGTCCCTAAAGGCACCGGTGACCCGCACCGTCAATACACCGGCAGCATACGAAGCCGCGATGGCCTCGCTGGTGACGTGCGCGGGGAGCTGGAACGACCGGCGGAACGATCCGTAGCGGATCTCACGCAGGGTGCGGCCGGCGCTTCCTGCCACGTCCCCGGTGTGCTCATCGCGGTGTTCGCCGTGAATAACCAGGCGGTCACGGTCGACCTCTACGTTGACGTCTTCGTCCACGTCAACACCCGGCAGTTCGAGGCGAACCACTGCGTCGTCGCCATCCTTGACGATCTCAGCTGCCGGATTGAAGGCCGGGTTTACGCCACTGGTCACGGGCTTGAACCAGTCCACCGTGGCGGCAGGGCCGAAAAAGTCGCGCAGCCATCGTTCGGTGTCCCAGGCCGGTCGCGACCACAGTGCGAGGTTGCTCATCGACATCTCCTTACGCTTAGTTGTGAATTAGCTGTAACCGATGCCTTGCCGGCCGGCTATTTGTACAAACATGAGTCGACCACGCTTAAGTTCCATCTGAGCGTTCGCCGGCAGCGAACGGTGTCACACCCGCCGCTGTGGCGTGTGAGGACGCTGTCATACGGGCGAAACATTTCGCGATTTTGAGTTAATTTCGCCCTCTTACCCTCAAGGTCATGGCTCCAGCCGGTATGCCGCGCCGGCACGATGCGGCCCGCCACCTCATCGTGGTCGGGCATGGCATGGTGGGCCACCGGCTGGTGGAAGCGCTCCGTGCCCGCGACAGTGCTAGTGAGTCAGGCGGGTGCTGGCGAATCACCGTCCTGGCGGAGGAGGCCGATGCGGCGTACGACCGCGTTGGCCTGACCTCCTACACCGATAGCTGGGATCGCGGCCTGTTGGCGTTGCCTGGCAACGACTACGCCGGTGACGATCGGGTTCGGTTGCTGCTCAACACACGCGTCGCTGAAATCGACCGCACGACAAAATCGGTGGTCACCGTCGACGGCGAGCGGCATAGTTACGACGCACTGGTGCTGGCGACCGGGTCATACGCTTTCGTTCCGCCGGTGCCCGGCCACGATCTGCCCGAGTGTCACGTTTACCGCACACTTGACGATCTTGACGCCATTCGCGCGGGCGCCCAGTGCACGCTAGAGGCCGGACACGCAGGCGCGGGAGTCGTCATCGGTGGCGGCCTGCTGGGGCTCGAGGCCGCAAACGCGCTGCGTCAGTTTGGGTTGCAGACGCACGTCATCGAGATGATGCCGCGATTGATGGCCCAACAGATCGACGAGGCTGGTGGTGCGTTGCTGGCTCGGATGATCACCGATCTTGGGATCGCCGTGCATGTCGGAATGGGTACCGAATCGATTGAATCCGTTGAACATTCGGACGGCCTCAGGTCGCTGCGGGTGCGCCTGACCGACGGTGTGCTCATCGATGCCGGCCTGGTGATCTTCGCCGCCGGGATTCGGCCGCGCGACGAGCTGGCGGCAGCGGCGGGGTTGACGATCGCTGGTCGCGGCGGCGTGCTCACTGACTCATCCTGCCGGACAAGCGATCCGGACATCTACGCCGTCGGCGAGGTCGCCGCGATCGAGGGCCGGTGTTATGGCCTGGTTGGGCCCGGTTACACCTCCGCCGAGGTGGTAGCGGACCGGCTGCTGGACGGGACTGCGGAGTTTCCAGATGCGGACTTATCGACAAAGCTCAAACTGCTGGGTGTCGACGTGGCCAGCTTCGGTGACGCGATGGGTGCGACCGAGAACTGTCTCGAAGTTGTCATCAATGACGCGGTCAACCGGACATACGCCAAACTGGTGCTCTCCGACGACGCCAAGACCCTGCTCGGTGGGGTACTGGTCGGCGACGCTTCGTCGTACGGGGTGTTGCGGCCCATGGTCGGCAGCGAACTGCCCGGGGACCCGCTCGCCCTGATCGCGCCGGCCCAGTCGACTGGAGGCGCTCCGGCGCTGGGGGTTGGGGCGCTGCCGGATTCGGCGCAGATCTGCTCGTGCAACAACGTCACCAAGGGGGAGCTGAAGTGCGCGATTGCCGACGGCTGCGCCGATGTTCCCGCGCTCAAGGCGTGCACGGCGGCCGGGACGTCCTGTGGGTCGTGCGTGCCGCTGCTCAAGCAGCTGCTGGAAGCCGAGGGCGTGGAACAGTCTAAGGCGCTGTGCGAGCACTTCAGTCAATCGCGAGCTGAACTCTTTGAAATAATCAGTGCCACCAAAATCCGCACCTTCTCCGGCCTGCTGGCGCGCTTCGGCCGCGGAAAGGGTTGCGACATCTGCAAACCCGTGGTCGCCTCCATCCTGGCTTCGACCGGGTCGGACCACATTCTCGACGGCGAACAAGCGTCACTCCAGGACTCCAACGACCACTTCCTGGCCAACATTCAGCGCAACGGCAGTTACTCCGTGGTGCCGCGGGTCCCCGGCGGTGACATCAAGCCGGAGCATCTGATTTTGATTGGGCAGATCGCGCAAGACTTCGGGCTCTACACCAAAATCACTGGCGGCCAGCGGATCGACCTGCTCGGAGCCCGCGTGGACCAGCTGCCGCAGATTTGGAAGCGGCTGGTGGACGGTGGCATGGAATCCGGCCACGCCTACGGCAAGGCGGTGCGTACGGTGAAGAGCTGCGTGGGCAGCGACTGGTGCCGCTATGGTCAGCAGGATTCGGTGCAGCTGGCCATCGACCTGGAATTGCGCTACCGGGGTTTACGGGCCCCGCACAAGATTAAGCTGGGCGTCTCGGGTTGCGCGCGGGAGTGTGCCGAGGCCCGCAGCAAGGACGTGGGCGTCATCGCCACTGAGAAGGGCTGGAACCTTTACGTAGGCGGCAACGGTGGTATGACGCCTAAGCACGCTCAGCTGCTGGCCAGTGATTTGGACACCGAAACGCTGATCCGCTACATCGACCGGTTCCTGATGTACTACATCCGAACCGCCGACCGACTGCAACGCACCGCCCCATGGATCGAATCGCTGCAGGGCGGGCTGGATCACGTGCGCGAGGTTGTGTGCGACGACGCGCTGGGCCTCGCCGAGGAATTCGAGGCCGCGATGGAGCGCCATGTGCAGAACTACAAGTGCGAATGGAAGGGCGTGCTGCAGGATCCAGACAAGCTGTCGCGGTTCGTCTCCTTCGTCAACGCTCCAGATGCCGTTGACACGACCGTGGCATTCACTGAGCGCGCCGGGCGCAAAGTTCCTGTGCCCATTGGCATGCCGAGTGTTCCAACGGGTCGCGAATGAAATCAGGAGGAACTGTGACGCTTATTGACGATATACAGGTGTGGACGACCGCCTGTGCATATGACCACCTCATTCCTGGCCGTGGTGTCGGTGTGCTGCTTGATGACGGCACCCAGGCGGCGTTGTTCCGGCTGGACGACGGGTCGGTGCATGCAATCGGCAACGTCGACCCGTTTTCTGGGGCAGCGGTGATCTCACGCGGGATCGTCGGCGACCGCGGGGGTCGCGCGACGGTCCAATCGCCGATTCTGAAGCAGGCATTCGCGCTTGACGACGGTAGTTGCCTGGACGATCCACGGTTTTCCGTGCCGGTCTACCCGGCGCGCGTCACGCCCGAAGGCCATATCCAGGTCGCCCGGGTCGCCGCCTAGCCAGCTAGCCGATATCACCGACAAGGTAGCGCTGCATCGTTGGACCGATGGCGTCGACGAGCATGTCAACTGACATGGAATGCAGCGGCTCGGAGCGTATCCGCCGGGGAAGAGGCTCGGTGGAACCTGCTCGCAATTAGTTGCGCTAGCCCTGGATGGGTGCCCAGCGGCTGGCTGACCAGATCGGCGCCACAGGCGCGGAGGTGTTCTTGAAACAGCCCGTCGGCCAGCAAATAGGAGGCGACCGCGACGCGGCCCGAACCATGGCGGCGAGCTTTCGCCCGTGCCTTTGCTACGGCCTTGTCTACCTGTGGACCTCCGGTGGCGGCAAATGCCAAGGCCACCGGCGATCGGATCGACGCAGACAGCAGCGCAGCGCTGGTCCGCAGGTCGGCGCGGGCTCTATGATCGGATGTGCCAGCCGCCGCAAGAATCACCGAATCACCATGGTGCCAACCGGATTTCATCAGTTGGTCGGCTACCAGTCGCGCGATCTCGCTGCTCGGCCCCAAAGCCGGGGTAACGCTGACGTTCGGGTGTCCGCTGGCCGTGACATGAGCTGGCAGATCGGTGCGGACGTGGTATCCGCGGGACAAAAACGCCGGCACCACGATGGCGGGGCGGTCGGTGGCCGTCGGCTGAGTAGGTGGCGAAAACGCGGAAAGCACCTCGCTTGGTGTGGGGCCCAATACGTCGACAAACGCCACCTGCACCGTACCGCCGACCAGCGCGCTCACCTGGGCCGCAAGTTTTCCGATCATCGCAACACCACCCGGTTTGCGGGTGCCGTGTGCCGCCAGAATGAGATTCATCGGACACCTGTTGGGGTGTCGATCGCGAGCCGGTAACCACGTTTGACCACCGTGGTGACAATGTTCTTGTCGCCCAAGGCTGTTCGGAGTCGAAGCATAGCTGTGTCGACCGCGTGCGGGTCGTTGCTCTGTCCGGGCAGTACGCGTAACAAGTCACTGCGCGCGACCACATCGCCCGGGCGTTGGGCCAGCGCTCGCAGTGTTGACATCGCGGCCCCCGACAGCGACTTGACCGAGCCGTCTACCAGCACGCAGGCGCCGCGGATTTCGATCACGTGGCCGGCCGCAGTGATGGTGGTCGACCGCAGCGGCGGTAACTGCTGGGCGATGTGTCGAGCCAGTGCTCCCAACCGCATTCGCTCCGGCGATGACGTCGGGATACCCATCCGGATCAACGGCTGGGCGGTGACCGGGCCCACGCACATCGCGTGTACATCGGTGCGCAGTGCTTGCAGCAGCTTATCCTCGATGTCCAATTCGCGGCTGCGTTCCAACGTCGCTGCTGCTGCGGGTGCCGAGGTAAAGCTAACCGCGTCGAACTGCCGTCGGGCAATTGATTTGACCAGCTGGTCGAAGTCGCCGCCGACTGGGGCTGGCTTCCATCGGTATACGTGGATGGGCACCACGTCGGCGCCCGCTGCGCGCAACTCATCGAGAAAATC is a genomic window containing:
- a CDS encoding sirohydrochlorin chelatase; protein product: MNLILAAHGTRKPGGVAMIGKLAAQVSALVGGTVQVAFVDVLGPTPSEVLSAFSPPTQPTATDRPAIVVPAFLSRGYHVRTDLPAHVTASGHPNVSVTPALGPSSEIARLVADQLMKSGWHHGDSVILAAAGTSDHRARADLRTSAALLSASIRSPVALAFAATGGPQVDKAVAKARAKARRHGSGRVAVASYLLADGLFQEHLRACGADLVSQPLGTHPGLAQLIASRFHRASSPADTLRAAAFHVS
- the nirB gene encoding nitrite reductase large subunit NirB; its protein translation is MAPAGMPRRHDAARHLIVVGHGMVGHRLVEALRARDSASESGGCWRITVLAEEADAAYDRVGLTSYTDSWDRGLLALPGNDYAGDDRVRLLLNTRVAEIDRTTKSVVTVDGERHSYDALVLATGSYAFVPPVPGHDLPECHVYRTLDDLDAIRAGAQCTLEAGHAGAGVVIGGGLLGLEAANALRQFGLQTHVIEMMPRLMAQQIDEAGGALLARMITDLGIAVHVGMGTESIESVEHSDGLRSLRVRLTDGVLIDAGLVIFAAGIRPRDELAAAAGLTIAGRGGVLTDSSCRTSDPDIYAVGEVAAIEGRCYGLVGPGYTSAEVVADRLLDGTAEFPDADLSTKLKLLGVDVASFGDAMGATENCLEVVINDAVNRTYAKLVLSDDAKTLLGGVLVGDASSYGVLRPMVGSELPGDPLALIAPAQSTGGAPALGVGALPDSAQICSCNNVTKGELKCAIADGCADVPALKACTAAGTSCGSCVPLLKQLLEAEGVEQSKALCEHFSQSRAELFEIISATKIRTFSGLLARFGRGKGCDICKPVVASILASTGSDHILDGEQASLQDSNDHFLANIQRNGSYSVVPRVPGGDIKPEHLILIGQIAQDFGLYTKITGGQRIDLLGARVDQLPQIWKRLVDGGMESGHAYGKAVRTVKSCVGSDWCRYGQQDSVQLAIDLELRYRGLRAPHKIKLGVSGCARECAEARSKDVGVIATEKGWNLYVGGNGGMTPKHAQLLASDLDTETLIRYIDRFLMYYIRTADRLQRTAPWIESLQGGLDHVREVVCDDALGLAEEFEAAMERHVQNYKCEWKGVLQDPDKLSRFVSFVNAPDAVDTTVAFTERAGRKVPVPIGMPSVPTGRE
- a CDS encoding fumarate reductase/succinate dehydrogenase flavoprotein subunit; the encoded protein is MVEVEHHSYDVVVIGAGGAGLRAVIEARERGMRVAVVCKSLFGKAHTVMAEGGCAAAMGNTNPKDNWQTHFGDTMRGGKFLNNWRMAELHAKEAPDRVWELETYGALFDRTKDGRISQRNFGGHTYPRLAHVGDRTGLELIRTMQQKIVSLQQEDYAELGDYEARIKVFAECTITELIKDQERIAGAFGYWRESGRFVVFEAPAMVLATGGIGKSFKVTSNSWEYTGDGHALALRAGASLINMEFVQFHPTGMVWPPSVKGILVTEGVRGDGGVLKNSDGKRFMFDYIPSVFKGQYAETETEADQWLKDNDSARRTPDLLPRDEVARAINSEVKAGRGTPHGGVYLDIASRLTPADIKRRLPSMYHQFMELAEVDITTQPMEVGPTCHYVMGGIEVDADTGAATVPGLFAAGECSGGMHGSNRLGGNSLSDLLVFGRRAGLGAADYVRSLSSRPTVSPEAVDTAAKQALKPFEGPKDGSAPENPYALHMDLQYLMNDLVGIIRNQEEISRALTLLTELWTRYQNVLVEGHRQYNPGWNLAIDLRNMLLVSECVAKAALERTESRGGHTRDDHPGMDPAWRKTLLVCRATQNINGGADGSHVSITREPQVPMRPDLLELFEISELAKYYTDEELTEHPGWSG
- a CDS encoding Hsp20/alpha crystallin family protein codes for the protein MSNLALWSRPAWDTERWLRDFFGPAATVDWFKPVTSGVNPAFNPAAEIVKDGDDAVVRLELPGVDVDEDVNVEVDRDRLVIHGEHRDEHTGDVAGSAGRTLREIRYGSFRRSFQLPAHVTSEAIAASYAAGVLTVRVTGAFRDPAAGQAQRIAITK
- a CDS encoding uroporphyrinogen-III synthase, coding for MGLPDSAPLTGYRIAVTSANRAEELCALLRRHGAAVCSAPAINIIALPDDDELHSNTTALIAKPPDILVAHTGIGFRGWVAAADGWGLANQLIASLSSTRIVARGPKATGALRAAGLHEEWSPKSESSREVLKYLLEAGVSAKCVAIQLHGAAAAWDPFPDFLDELRAAGADVVPIHVYRWKPAPVGGDFDQLVKSIARRQFDAVSFTSAPAAAATLERSRELDIEDKLLQALRTDVHAMCVGPVTAQPLIRMGIPTSSPERMRLGALARHIAQQLPPLRSTTITAAGHVIEIRGACVLVDGSVKSLSGAAMSTLRALAQRPGDVVARSDLLRVLPGQSNDPHAVDTAMLRLRTALGDKNIVTTVVKRGYRLAIDTPTGVR
- the nirD gene encoding nitrite reductase small subunit NirD is translated as MTLIDDIQVWTTACAYDHLIPGRGVGVLLDDGTQAALFRLDDGSVHAIGNVDPFSGAAVISRGIVGDRGGRATVQSPILKQAFALDDGSCLDDPRFSVPVYPARVTPEGHIQVARVAA